The Trinickia acidisoli genome includes a window with the following:
- a CDS encoding DNA-3-methyladenine glycosylase I, with translation MTERCNWVRTPADEHYHDTEWGVPSHDDRHLFEMLVLEGAQAGLSWSTILNKRENYRRAFANFDVEAVARFTPAKIDALVQDAGIVRNRAKIESAVVNAHAVLRIRAEHGSLANFVWSFVGGEPVQNDWALYKEHAPASTPASDALSKALKGYGCKFVGSTICYAFMQAVGMVNDHQTNCASRERCAALAKRPRARSRP, from the coding sequence ATGACCGAACGCTGCAACTGGGTGAGAACCCCGGCCGACGAGCATTACCACGACACCGAATGGGGCGTGCCCTCGCACGACGACCGGCATCTGTTCGAGATGCTCGTGCTCGAAGGCGCGCAGGCGGGCTTGTCGTGGTCGACGATTCTCAACAAGCGAGAGAACTATCGTCGCGCGTTTGCGAATTTCGACGTCGAGGCGGTCGCACGCTTCACGCCGGCGAAGATCGATGCCCTAGTGCAAGACGCAGGCATCGTCCGTAATCGCGCCAAGATCGAATCGGCCGTCGTCAATGCGCACGCCGTCTTGCGCATTCGCGCCGAACACGGCTCCCTGGCCAATTTCGTTTGGTCGTTCGTCGGCGGCGAGCCCGTGCAAAACGATTGGGCGCTCTACAAAGAGCACGCCCCAGCGTCCACGCCGGCCTCGGATGCGCTGAGCAAAGCGCTGAAAGGCTATGGCTGCAAATTCGTCGGCTCGACGATCTGCTACGCGTTCATGCAAGCCGTCGGCATGGTCAACGATCATCAAACGAACTGCGCGTCGCGCGAGCGCTGCGCCGCGCTCGCCAAGCGGCCTCGCGCACGCTCTCGTCCGTGA
- a CDS encoding BadF/BadG/BcrA/BcrD ATPase family protein, with protein MEATFFLMGVDGGGTGTRVVLADAHGVELAQAEGGGSGLALGVARAWQAIEAACAQAFAAAGLQLDWARCALGCGLAGVNNRDWLADFVARAPKLAALDVQSDAYTTLLGAHGGEAGVIVAVGTGSIAAVLDRDGACRIAGGYGFPSGDEASGAWLGLRAVVHVQQALDGRARPDAFSDALLARMSVCDRDALVVWLCEANQTAYAGLAPVVLAHRDHPVAAALLAQAGADIAQLVDALDSSARLPIALCGGLAAPLAEYVPASHRTRLRPPLADSAHGALELARRALARTKP; from the coding sequence ATGGAAGCAACGTTTTTTTTGATGGGTGTCGACGGCGGCGGAACGGGCACGCGCGTGGTGCTGGCCGACGCGCACGGCGTCGAGCTCGCGCAGGCCGAGGGCGGGGGCTCGGGCCTCGCGCTTGGTGTGGCGCGCGCCTGGCAAGCGATCGAAGCGGCATGCGCGCAGGCGTTCGCGGCCGCCGGGCTGCAGCTCGATTGGGCGCGCTGTGCACTTGGCTGCGGGTTGGCCGGGGTCAACAATCGCGACTGGTTGGCTGACTTCGTCGCGCGCGCACCGAAGCTCGCGGCGCTCGATGTCCAAAGCGACGCCTACACGACGCTGCTCGGCGCGCATGGCGGCGAGGCCGGCGTGATCGTGGCGGTCGGCACGGGCAGTATCGCGGCGGTGCTCGATCGCGACGGAGCTTGCCGTATCGCGGGCGGCTACGGATTTCCGTCGGGCGACGAAGCGAGCGGGGCGTGGCTGGGTTTGCGTGCCGTCGTCCACGTCCAGCAAGCGCTCGACGGCCGCGCGCGCCCCGACGCGTTTTCCGACGCGCTGCTCGCTCGCATGAGCGTGTGCGACCGCGACGCGCTGGTCGTGTGGCTCTGCGAAGCGAATCAAACCGCTTACGCCGGGCTTGCGCCCGTCGTACTCGCGCATCGCGATCATCCCGTGGCGGCGGCGCTCCTCGCTCAAGCCGGAGCCGACATCGCCCAGCTCGTCGATGCGCTCGATTCGAGCGCGCGGCTGCCCATCGCCCTGTGCGGCGGGTTGGCCGCGCCGCTCGCGGAGTACGTGCCGGCGTCGCACCGCACGCGGCTGCGGCCGCCGCTGGCCGACTCCGCGCACGGCGCGCTCGAACTGGCGCGGCGTGCGCTGGCGCGCACGAAACCCTAG
- a CDS encoding Cof-type HAD-IIB family hydrolase, which yields MYKLVATDLDGTLLNSDHQLDPFTVKTVRRLAQSGVQFVIATGRHYCDVAGIRDVLGIRPYLVTSNGARVHAPDDTMIHARNLSSEVVRRLVQPEIVGAHGRVIVNLFADGAWLIDRDAPELLAFHQDSGFCYEVIDMHAHDGSEIAKVLYIGEPSDLAQIAARLQGEFGDALYVTYSLPDCLEVMTSNVSKGRALQFVLDRLQVHASHCVAFGDNMNDIDLLETAGHPFMMNNANPDLIARLPNVPRIGNNFEAGVAHHLRKLFSITDELTAS from the coding sequence ATGTACAAGCTTGTCGCTACCGATCTCGATGGAACGCTGCTGAACAGCGATCATCAGCTAGACCCGTTCACGGTGAAGACGGTGCGCCGGCTCGCGCAATCGGGCGTGCAATTCGTCATCGCCACGGGCCGCCATTATTGCGACGTCGCCGGCATTCGCGACGTCCTTGGCATTCGGCCATACCTCGTCACGTCGAATGGCGCCCGCGTGCATGCGCCCGACGACACGATGATCCATGCACGCAATCTATCGAGTGAGGTCGTGCGCCGGCTCGTGCAACCCGAGATCGTCGGCGCGCACGGCCGCGTTATCGTCAACTTATTCGCCGACGGCGCATGGCTCATCGATCGCGATGCCCCCGAACTGCTCGCGTTTCATCAGGATTCGGGTTTTTGCTATGAGGTGATCGACATGCATGCGCATGATGGGAGCGAGATCGCGAAAGTGCTTTATATCGGCGAGCCCTCGGATCTCGCGCAAATCGCGGCGCGCTTGCAGGGCGAATTCGGCGACGCGCTTTATGTCACCTATTCGCTGCCCGATTGTCTCGAAGTCATGACGTCGAACGTTTCGAAAGGACGCGCGCTGCAATTCGTGCTCGACCGTCTGCAAGTGCATGCCTCGCACTGCGTCGCATTCGGCGACAACATGAACGACATCGATCTGCTCGAGACGGCCGGGCATCCGTTCATGATGAACAACGCCAATCCGGATTTGATCGCGCGTCTACCGAATGTGCCGCGTATCGGCAATAATTTTGAAGCCGGCGTTGCGCATCATTTGCGCAAATTGTTTTCGATTACCGACGAACTCACGGCCTCATAG
- a CDS encoding histidine phosphatase family protein — protein MTRCNADRNADASPADRQSRRPPLPRRRSSPRSRAGLSFAAAWVALAVGLVGIGVARNASAETETLVFVRHGEKPAQGDGQLDCQGLNRALALPAVVAAKFGKPDAIYAPNPSVRKTDDGVSYDYVRPLATIEPTAIQFALPVDTTYGYAQIDALAHELVKPANAGKLIVTAWEHHEIEALVRSLMNGYGGAKQDVPHWRSRDFDSMYVVKLDWDAHGQAPRATFVLDHEGLDGRSKDCPCAALPDAPAPASR, from the coding sequence ATGACACGTTGCAATGCCGATCGGAATGCCGATGCAAGCCCTGCCGATCGGCAAAGCCGCCGGCCTCCCCTGCCGCGTCGTCGCTCGTCGCCGCGGTCACGGGCGGGGCTTTCGTTCGCGGCCGCATGGGTCGCGCTGGCCGTTGGCCTCGTCGGCATTGGCGTTGCGCGGAACGCATCGGCTGAAACCGAAACGCTCGTCTTCGTGCGGCACGGCGAAAAGCCCGCGCAAGGCGATGGGCAGCTCGACTGCCAGGGGTTGAACCGCGCGTTGGCGTTGCCGGCCGTCGTTGCGGCGAAGTTCGGCAAGCCCGATGCGATTTACGCGCCCAATCCGTCGGTACGTAAGACGGACGACGGCGTGTCGTACGACTATGTCCGTCCGCTAGCGACGATCGAGCCCACCGCGATTCAATTCGCCCTGCCCGTCGACACGACCTACGGATATGCGCAAATCGATGCGCTGGCGCACGAGCTCGTCAAGCCCGCGAATGCCGGCAAGCTGATCGTGACGGCCTGGGAACATCATGAAATCGAAGCGCTCGTGCGCAGCCTCATGAACGGGTACGGCGGTGCGAAGCAAGACGTTCCGCATTGGCGCAGCCGCGATTTCGACAGCATGTATGTCGTCAAGCTCGATTGGGATGCCCACGGCCAGGCGCCGCGCGCGACGTTCGTCCTCGACCATGAAGGCCTCGACGGACGCAGCAAGGATTGCCCGTGCGCGGCGTTGCCCGATGCGCCGGCGCCCGCTTCTCGATGA
- a CDS encoding H-NS histone family protein — protein MSQYAELKAKIAELQAKADDARRQEVVNVIAEIKQKIVEFGLSAHDLGFAEAARRGRPPKKAPLPPKFQDPKSGNTWSGRGKPPKWIVGKNRDRFLIAQ, from the coding sequence ATGTCCCAATACGCGGAACTGAAGGCCAAGATCGCAGAATTGCAGGCAAAAGCGGATGACGCACGCCGTCAAGAAGTCGTCAACGTGATTGCGGAAATCAAGCAAAAGATCGTCGAATTCGGACTCAGTGCGCATGACCTCGGCTTCGCCGAAGCCGCACGGCGCGGCCGTCCGCCGAAGAAGGCGCCGCTGCCGCCGAAGTTCCAGGACCCGAAGTCCGGCAATACGTGGAGCGGACGCGGCAAGCCGCCGAAGTGGATCGTCGGCAAGAACCGCGATCGCTTTCTCATCGCTCAGTAA
- a CDS encoding glycosyltransferase family 4 protein, translating to MRIAQIAPLYEAVPPKFYGGTERVVSYLTEALVDLGHDVTLFASGDSITSATLDSAWPRALRLDPSIRDALAPHMLLLEKVRRVAAEFDVLHFHLDYLPFSLFADAGTPSVTTLHGRLDLPELQPVFDTFSQANVVSISQSQRMPLPQARWRGTVYHGLPERLLTPQSHGEPEYLAFLGRICPEKRVDTAIRIAAMSGMPLKIAAKVDKVDQDYFKQEIEPLLSQAHVEFVGEIDEARKPEFLSRAKALLFPIDWCEPFGLVMIEAMACGTPVIAFNRGSVPEVVDHAVTGYIVEDVQGAVAALQRLDELSREEIRAQFERRFTAHTMASNYVKCYETLLEQGAGRTRLHSVAAG from the coding sequence ATGCGAATCGCTCAGATCGCGCCGCTTTACGAAGCCGTACCGCCGAAGTTTTACGGAGGCACCGAACGCGTCGTGTCGTATTTGACCGAAGCGTTGGTCGACCTCGGACACGACGTCACGCTGTTCGCCAGCGGCGATTCGATCACGTCGGCCACGCTCGACTCAGCCTGGCCGCGCGCGCTGCGGCTCGACCCGTCGATCCGCGATGCGCTCGCACCGCATATGCTGCTGCTGGAAAAGGTGCGTCGCGTCGCAGCCGAATTCGACGTGCTCCATTTCCATCTCGACTATTTGCCGTTCTCGCTTTTCGCCGACGCGGGTACGCCCTCGGTGACGACCTTGCACGGCCGGCTCGACCTGCCCGAGTTGCAGCCCGTATTCGATACGTTTTCGCAGGCCAATGTCGTTTCGATTTCGCAATCGCAACGGATGCCCCTACCGCAGGCACGCTGGCGCGGGACGGTTTATCACGGCCTGCCCGAGCGCTTGTTGACGCCGCAATCGCATGGCGAACCCGAATACTTGGCTTTTCTTGGGCGCATTTGTCCGGAAAAGCGCGTCGATACGGCGATCAGGATCGCGGCCATGAGCGGCATGCCGCTCAAGATTGCCGCGAAGGTGGACAAAGTCGACCAAGACTATTTCAAGCAGGAGATCGAACCGCTGCTTTCGCAGGCGCACGTCGAATTCGTCGGCGAGATCGATGAAGCGCGCAAGCCCGAATTCCTATCGCGCGCCAAAGCGCTGTTGTTCCCCATCGATTGGTGCGAGCCGTTCGGCCTCGTCATGATCGAAGCGATGGCGTGCGGCACGCCCGTGATCGCGTTCAATCGCGGCTCGGTGCCCGAGGTCGTCGACCATGCGGTGACGGGCTACATCGTCGAGGACGTGCAAGGCGCCGTCGCGGCGCTGCAGCGCCTGGACGAGCTATCGCGCGAGGAAATTCGCGCGCAGTTCGAACGCCGCTTTACCGCCCATACGATGGCAAGCAACTACGTGAAATGCTATGAGACGCTGCTCGAACAGGGCGCTGGACGAACGCGTCTACATAGCGTCGCCGCGGGATAA
- the flhD gene encoding flagellar transcriptional regulator FlhD — translation MSATTEMLSEIKEVNLSYLLLAQRLLREDKAMGMFRMGIGDQLADVLANLSFAQTVKLAASNQLLCRFRFDDHAILSSLADKGKTASLAQAHSAILMASQPVESIN, via the coding sequence ATGAGCGCCACAACCGAAATGCTCAGCGAGATCAAAGAAGTCAATCTCTCGTATTTGTTGCTCGCGCAGCGTCTGTTGCGGGAAGACAAGGCGATGGGCATGTTCCGTATGGGTATCGGCGATCAGTTGGCCGACGTCCTCGCGAACCTTTCGTTCGCGCAGACCGTGAAGCTCGCCGCATCGAACCAGCTTCTGTGCCGCTTCCGCTTCGACGATCACGCCATCCTGTCGTCGCTCGCCGACAAGGGCAAGACGGCTTCGCTCGCGCAAGCGCATTCCGCCATCCTCATGGCGAGCCAACCGGTTGAATCGATCAATTGA
- the flhC gene encoding flagellar transcriptional regulator FlhC, whose amino-acid sequence MATKSVVLEVKEITLAIELIELGARLQLLEAETSLSRDRLIKLYKELKGVSPPKGMLPFSTDWFMTWQPNIHSSLFYNIYRFMARHGRCESIQSIVKSYRLYLEHTALNGDEPLLSLTRAWTLVRFFESGMLQLTSCTRCRGHFVAHAHDPQHGFVCGLCQPPSRAGKTKKLAAAKAGQDSTATQPAVAALAA is encoded by the coding sequence ATGGCAACCAAGAGCGTCGTGCTCGAAGTCAAGGAAATCACCCTGGCGATCGAGCTGATCGAATTGGGCGCGCGTCTGCAATTGCTCGAAGCGGAAACGAGCTTGTCGCGCGATCGGCTCATCAAGCTATACAAGGAATTGAAAGGTGTGTCGCCGCCCAAGGGCATGCTGCCGTTCTCCACGGACTGGTTCATGACCTGGCAGCCGAACATCCATTCGTCGCTTTTTTACAATATTTACCGGTTCATGGCGCGACACGGCCGCTGCGAAAGCATTCAGTCCATCGTGAAAAGCTACCGGTTGTACCTCGAGCACACGGCGCTCAACGGCGACGAGCCGCTCTTGAGCCTGACGCGCGCTTGGACGTTAGTGCGCTTCTTCGAATCCGGGATGCTGCAGCTCACGTCGTGCACGCGCTGCCGTGGGCACTTCGTCGCGCACGCGCACGACCCGCAGCACGGGTTCGTGTGCGGGCTCTGCCAGCCGCCGTCGCGGGCCGGCAAGACCAAGAAATTGGCCGCGGCCAAGGCTGGGCAAGACTCGACGGCCACGCAGCCGGCCGTCGCCGCACTCGCTGCTTAG
- the motA gene encoding flagellar motor stator protein MotA codes for MLIFVGTLVTVLSVFGGYALAGGHLGALVQPEEGLMIAGAGLGAFILGNGLKTIKGTIRVLPTLFKGSKYTKDVYMELMALLYVLLAKARKEGTLTLEADIDDPEKSPIFTQYPKILADHHIVEFLTDYLRLMVGGNMNAFEIESLMDEEIETHHAEGEGPAHALMRVGDAMPAFGIVAAVMGVVHTMASADKPPAVLGAMIAQALVGTFLGILLSYGLIGPLASLAEQRVAESTKMFQCIKVTILASLNGYAPAIAVEFGRKVLFSTERPSFAELEEHVRRVKAK; via the coding sequence GTGCTGATTTTCGTTGGAACACTCGTTACCGTATTGTCCGTCTTCGGCGGCTATGCGCTCGCGGGCGGCCATCTGGGCGCACTCGTGCAGCCGGAGGAGGGGCTCATGATCGCCGGCGCCGGGCTGGGTGCGTTCATCCTCGGCAACGGGCTGAAGACGATCAAGGGCACCATCAGAGTACTGCCGACACTATTCAAAGGCTCGAAGTACACGAAAGACGTGTACATGGAGCTGATGGCGCTGCTTTACGTTTTGCTTGCAAAGGCGCGCAAAGAGGGCACGCTCACGCTCGAAGCCGACATCGACGATCCCGAGAAAAGCCCGATCTTCACGCAGTACCCGAAAATTCTCGCCGACCACCATATCGTCGAATTTCTGACCGACTACCTGCGCCTGATGGTGGGCGGCAACATGAATGCGTTCGAAATCGAAAGCCTCATGGACGAGGAGATCGAGACGCACCACGCCGAGGGCGAGGGTCCGGCTCACGCGCTGATGCGCGTCGGGGATGCGATGCCCGCGTTCGGGATCGTGGCCGCCGTGATGGGCGTGGTCCATACGATGGCGTCGGCCGACAAGCCGCCCGCGGTGCTCGGCGCGATGATCGCGCAAGCGCTCGTCGGCACGTTCCTCGGCATCTTGCTCTCGTACGGCCTCATCGGGCCGCTGGCGAGTCTCGCGGAGCAGCGCGTGGCGGAGTCGACGAAGATGTTCCAGTGCATCAAGGTCACGATTCTCGCGAGCCTGAACGGCTACGCGCCTGCGATTGCGGTGGAGTTCGGCCGCAAGGTGCTCTTCTCGACCGAGCGCCCGTCGTTCGCCGAGCTCGAAGAGCACGTGCGCCGCGTGAAAGCGAAATAA
- the motB gene encoding flagellar motor protein MotB, whose amino-acid sequence MTKGKDRAIVVKRVAPSKKGHHGGAWKLAYADFMTAMMAFFLLMWLLSAVTPVQLKGIAEYFNQPLKAALLGSGQRSAEESSIINGGGRDISTDSDGITRRSDGTMTQATHTAVKADDEAMNQLQGALERREQARLHDLQVKLMAAIESNPVLRQFKQQIRIDSTLQGLRIEIVDTQKRPMFATASDEVEPYMRDILRAIGQTLNDVPNRIVVQGHTDAVPYAGGGKGYSNWELSADRANASRRELIAGGMDDDKVMRVLGLASTQNLDKADPLDPENRRISIIVLNKKSEDELMRDDSTATTLSDDAASASPIIGKIPPVAAGVAGTAAPTAAAPSVNVVGSAVTK is encoded by the coding sequence ATGACCAAAGGTAAGGATCGGGCAATCGTCGTCAAGCGCGTGGCGCCTTCCAAGAAGGGGCACCACGGCGGTGCGTGGAAGCTCGCGTACGCGGACTTCATGACCGCGATGATGGCGTTCTTTCTGCTGATGTGGCTGCTCAGCGCCGTGACGCCCGTGCAACTGAAAGGCATCGCCGAGTATTTCAATCAGCCGTTGAAGGCGGCGCTGCTGGGCAGCGGCCAACGTAGCGCCGAGGAGTCGAGCATCATCAACGGCGGCGGACGCGACATCTCGACCGATAGCGACGGCATTACCCGCCGCTCCGACGGCACGATGACGCAGGCGACGCACACGGCCGTGAAAGCCGACGACGAGGCGATGAATCAACTGCAGGGCGCGCTCGAGCGCCGCGAGCAGGCACGGCTGCACGATCTGCAGGTCAAGCTGATGGCGGCGATCGAATCGAACCCGGTGCTGCGTCAATTCAAGCAGCAGATCCGCATCGACTCGACGTTGCAGGGGCTGCGCATCGAAATCGTCGATACGCAGAAGCGGCCGATGTTCGCGACGGCGAGCGACGAGGTCGAACCGTACATGCGCGACATTCTGCGGGCGATCGGCCAGACGCTGAACGACGTGCCGAACCGCATCGTCGTGCAAGGCCATACCGACGCGGTGCCCTACGCGGGCGGCGGCAAGGGTTACAGCAATTGGGAGTTGTCGGCGGACCGCGCGAACGCATCGCGGCGCGAGTTGATCGCAGGCGGGATGGACGACGACAAGGTGATGCGCGTGCTGGGGCTGGCCTCGACGCAGAACCTGGACAAGGCGGATCCGCTCGACCCGGAGAACCGGCGTATCAGCATCATCGTGCTGAACAAGAAGTCCGAGGACGAATTGATGCGCGACGATTCGACCGCGACGACGCTGTCGGACGATGCCGCGAGCGCGTCACCGATCATCGGCAAGATCCCGCCGGTAGCGGCGGGGGTGGCGGGGACGGCGGCGCCGACCGCGGCGGCGCCGTCGGTGAACGTTGTCGGTTCAGCGGTAACGAAATGA
- a CDS encoding response regulator: MIRNILAIDDSAAMREILAATLRTAGYEVTVAADGDEGLANALARSFDLVLTDQYMPKRSGLDVIAALRSQPAYAVTPIFVLTTEDGVAFKDAARAAGATGWIEKPLDPDTLTELVDALNA, translated from the coding sequence ATGATCAGGAACATTTTGGCGATCGACGATTCGGCCGCGATGCGTGAAATCCTCGCGGCAACGCTGCGCACGGCCGGCTACGAAGTGACGGTGGCGGCCGACGGCGACGAGGGGCTCGCCAACGCATTGGCGCGGTCGTTCGATCTCGTGCTGACCGATCAGTACATGCCCAAGCGCAGCGGGCTCGACGTGATCGCGGCGCTGCGCTCGCAGCCGGCCTACGCCGTCACGCCGATTTTCGTGCTGACGACGGAAGACGGCGTCGCGTTCAAGGATGCGGCGCGTGCGGCCGGGGCGACGGGCTGGATCGAGAAGCCGCTCGATCCCGATACGTTGACCGAGCTCGTCGACGCGCTCAATGCGTGA
- the cheA gene encoding chemotaxis protein CheA: MTLDITQFYQTFFDEADELLAQMEQLLLNLDVGTPDPEDLAAIFRAAHSIKGGAATFGFTALTETTHILESLLDRARNNELKLRKDMIDTFLETKDVLADQLAAYRASAEPDAAAAAAICAKLERLHVEGNGAPAAEPEPAFDPAPAFDSAFAPAAATDGTPEHVVEQAVEATHGGTSAGAATGNSSNEGPHLKVTLRGVGEKDQALLIEELGNLGNIVGQVKSGGDLIVYLETDVPSDDITAVCCFVIDESQIALSHGTAPGVEAEVEVAAASAPPASAPAAVAPAAAAPAAAAAAAIVPAAPAPESAKSVAAPAAAAGGDDKKARPAAAAAAAEGSSIRVGVEKVDQLINLVGELVITQAMLAETTSTFDPALHDRLFNGMAQLERNARDLQETVMSIRMMPMDYVFSRFPRLVRDLAAKLGKEVELVTFGQATELDKSLIERIVDPLTHLVRNSLDHGIETVEARRAAGKDGAGQLVLSAAHHGGNIVIEVSDDGAGLRRDKILAKAMKQGMQVSESMSDEEVWNLIFMPGFSTAEQVTDVSGRGVGMDVVKRNIQSMGGHVEITSHAGKGTTTRIVLPLTLAILDGMSVKVGSEIFILPLNFVMESLQPVAEDIYTVAGGERVVRVRGEYLPLVALHEVFVVEGARTEPTQGIVTIMQTEGRRFAMLIDELVGQQQVVVKNLETNYRKVRGISAATILGDGSVALIVDVAALNRESRAAHGAMNFS; encoded by the coding sequence ATGACACTCGACATTACCCAGTTTTATCAGACGTTCTTCGACGAGGCGGACGAACTGCTCGCGCAAATGGAGCAGCTCCTGCTCAACCTGGACGTCGGCACGCCCGATCCGGAGGATCTCGCGGCCATTTTCCGCGCGGCTCACTCGATCAAGGGCGGCGCGGCCACGTTCGGCTTCACGGCGCTGACCGAAACGACGCACATCCTCGAATCGCTGCTCGATCGGGCGCGCAACAACGAGTTGAAGTTGCGCAAGGACATGATCGACACGTTCCTCGAAACGAAGGACGTGCTGGCCGATCAACTCGCCGCCTACCGTGCGAGCGCCGAGCCCGATGCCGCCGCCGCTGCCGCCATCTGCGCGAAGCTCGAACGGCTGCATGTCGAGGGCAACGGCGCGCCGGCGGCCGAGCCTGAGCCGGCCTTCGATCCCGCGCCGGCCTTCGATTCCGCGTTCGCGCCGGCGGCCGCGACCGACGGCACGCCCGAGCACGTGGTCGAGCAGGCGGTCGAGGCCACGCACGGCGGCACTTCGGCCGGCGCGGCGACGGGCAACTCGAGCAATGAAGGGCCTCACCTGAAAGTTACGCTACGGGGGGTGGGGGAGAAGGACCAGGCGCTCCTGATCGAAGAATTGGGCAACCTGGGCAACATCGTCGGACAGGTGAAGAGCGGCGGCGACTTGATCGTCTACCTCGAGACCGACGTGCCGTCCGACGACATTACGGCCGTGTGCTGCTTCGTGATCGACGAAAGTCAGATCGCGCTCAGCCACGGCACCGCGCCCGGCGTCGAAGCCGAGGTAGAGGTCGCGGCCGCGAGCGCGCCGCCGGCGAGCGCCCCCGCGGCCGTGGCACCGGCGGCAGCCGCGCCGGCCGCGGCCGCTGCGGCGGCCATCGTCCCGGCGGCGCCTGCGCCCGAGTCGGCCAAGAGCGTCGCGGCGCCTGCCGCGGCAGCCGGCGGCGACGACAAGAAGGCTCGCCCCGCGGCGGCCGCGGCGGCGGCCGAAGGCAGCTCGATTCGCGTCGGCGTGGAGAAGGTCGATCAATTGATCAACCTCGTGGGCGAACTCGTCATCACGCAAGCGATGCTGGCCGAGACGACGAGCACGTTCGACCCGGCGTTGCACGATCGGCTCTTCAACGGGATGGCGCAGCTCGAGCGCAACGCGCGCGATCTGCAGGAAACCGTGATGTCCATCCGCATGATGCCGATGGACTACGTCTTCAGCCGCTTCCCGCGTCTCGTGCGCGATCTCGCGGCGAAGCTGGGCAAGGAAGTGGAGCTCGTCACCTTCGGCCAAGCGACCGAACTCGACAAGAGCTTGATCGAGCGGATCGTCGATCCGCTGACGCACCTCGTGCGCAACAGCCTGGACCACGGCATCGAAACGGTCGAGGCGCGGCGCGCGGCAGGCAAGGACGGCGCGGGCCAGCTCGTGTTGTCGGCGGCCCACCACGGCGGCAACATCGTGATCGAAGTCAGTGACGACGGCGCGGGCCTGCGTCGCGACAAGATTCTCGCCAAGGCCATGAAGCAAGGCATGCAGGTGAGCGAGTCGATGTCCGACGAGGAAGTGTGGAACCTCATCTTCATGCCGGGCTTCTCGACGGCGGAGCAGGTGACGGACGTCTCGGGCCGCGGCGTCGGCATGGACGTCGTCAAGCGCAATATCCAATCGATGGGCGGGCACGTCGAGATCACCTCGCACGCGGGCAAAGGCACGACGACGCGCATCGTCTTGCCGCTCACGCTCGCGATTCTCGATGGTATGTCGGTGAAGGTCGGCAGCGAAATCTTCATCCTGCCGCTCAATTTCGTCATGGAATCGCTGCAGCCCGTGGCCGAGGACATCTACACGGTGGCCGGCGGCGAGCGCGTGGTGCGCGTGCGCGGCGAATATCTGCCGCTCGTCGCGTTGCACGAAGTGTTCGTGGTCGAGGGCGCGCGCACGGAGCCGACCCAAGGCATCGTCACGATCATGCAGACCGAAGGCCGTCGCTTCGCCATGTTGATCGACGAGCTCGTCGGCCAGCAGCAGGTCGTCGTGAAGAACCTCGAGACGAACTATCGCAAGGTGCGCGGTATTTCGGCGGCAACGATTCTCGGCGACGGCAGCGTCGCGTTGATCGTGGACGTAGCGGCATTGAACCGTGAGAGCCGTGCAGCGCACGGCGCCATGAACTTTTCGTAA
- the cheW gene encoding chemotaxis protein CheW, producing MAELQSNHANGLTVAGGRRDALQADAAGQEFLIFTLGAEEYGIDILKVQEIRGYDNVTRIANAPNFIKGVVNLRGIIVPIVDMRIKFNLGRVEYDHQTVVIILNVAHRVVGMVVDGVSDVLTLTADQIMPAPEFGATLTAEYLTGLGTVEGRMLILMDIEKLMVSKEMALIETFAAH from the coding sequence GTGGCAGAACTCCAATCCAACCATGCGAACGGCCTGACCGTTGCCGGTGGCCGTCGCGATGCGTTGCAGGCCGATGCGGCCGGCCAAGAATTCCTGATCTTCACGCTCGGCGCGGAAGAGTACGGCATCGACATCCTCAAAGTGCAGGAGATCCGCGGCTACGACAACGTGACGCGCATCGCCAACGCGCCCAATTTCATCAAGGGCGTCGTCAACCTGCGCGGCATCATCGTGCCGATCGTCGATATGCGGATCAAGTTCAACCTGGGCCGCGTGGAGTACGACCATCAAACCGTCGTCATCATCTTGAACGTCGCGCATCGCGTCGTCGGGATGGTCGTCGACGGTGTGTCGGACGTGCTGACGCTGACGGCGGACCAGATCATGCCCGCGCCCGAATTCGGCGCGACGCTGACCGCCGAATACCTGACGGGCCTCGGCACCGTCGAAGGCCGCATGCTGATCCTCATGGACATCGAGAAGCTGATGGTCAGCAAGGAAATGGCACTCATCGAAACGTTCGCCGCCCACTGA